TGTGAGAGCCAGCGCGCGGGCAGGACGCCGCGTTCGAGACCGCCGCCGTCGGGCTGCGGGAACTGGGCGAGAGCGAGGCTCGAGGTAAGACAAAGAGTGGCGGCGAAGGTCGCAATACGGCCAAGACTGTTCGGCATACTTTCCTCTCGGGATGAAGCTGGACTTGGAGAAAGAAAAGGCCCGGATCGCAGGCGTGAGCGATGCGATCCGGGCCTCGACAAGGGGTGTTTAGAACGTGTACTTGCCGGAGAACTGCATCTGGCGAGGCTGCAGCAGAAGGGAAGTGTTTCCCGGTTGGTTCGTCGTAGTATTTGCACTTGCTTGCGGCGCGTTCTCATAGGTTGCAAACGCGGCTGTGGTTCCGTCGATGTTTGGCGTTGCGAAGCGGTTGGTGTTGATCACGTTGAAGACCTCGACCGAGATGCGGAACTGCTGCTCGCGCCAGGTATGGAAGCTCTTGGCGAGACCGTCGTCGATGGCAAGGTAGCCATCGGAGCGGAAGTTATTACGTTGTCCCGCCTCGCCGACGTAGGCGTAGCGGAGATTGGCTTGGGCTTGTGCTCCCGTGATTCCCTTCAACGCGGTCATCACCTGGTTCGCCGCATCGTAGTGGTGGCCGCCGGTGGGGATGGGGCCGATCTGGACCATGTTGCTGTTGGACTGGAAGTTCGTTGCCCAGCCGTTCTCTCCGACCGCGCTGAACGGCAGGCCCGTGCTGTAGTGAACGACGCCGTTCAACTGGAAGCCACCGATCAGCCGATCGAGCAGGCCACTATGATTCAGGAAGGGAGCGCCGTGGCCAAACGGAAGCGGAGCTGTGTAGTTTGCAGTGATGTTATGGCGAACGTCGAAGTCCGAATCCGCGTACCACTGATGGGGCGAGAACGAGTTGAGGATGATGCTTCCTCCACTGCCACTCCGCTCAGGATCGGAGCCCTCGTCCATGGACTTCGAGTAGGTGTAGTTGATGTCGTACTCCAGCCCGTAGCGCAACGCCTGACGAACCGAGAGCTGCATCGCGTGATAATTGCTCACGCCCGTGGTGGATTGAACATAGATGGAAGAGGTCTGGGGGTAAAAGAAGCGGAAGAACGGTCCGGAGTTAGTGCCGGCAAAGTCGCATGAGACCTGGGGAGCACAGTCTGCCTGGTAGAGCGCATTGGTCTCGTTACCGCGATTGACGGCGAAGACCGAGTAGTAGGCCTGTGCTCCCGTATATCCGTTGGCCTGGAAGTTGGGAAAGACGTTATGGAAGTAGCCGCTGTCGGGGACCGTCGAAGGATCCACGCCGGCGTCTACCATCTTGTCGAACTGGGTAGCTGCCTGGAAGTACGTCTGGCCGCTTCCCGCATCGTAGAGGTTTGTAGGCATGGCGACGTCAAGGTTCTGCAGCAGGTGGCGCCCGAGACGGCCAACGTAGGATGCGGTGACCGAAACGCTCTTCGGGAACTCGTGCTGCACGGTAAGGTTGAAGGTCTCCGCATACGGCGTCTTCTGCTTGTCGTTGATGCTGTTGTCGAAGGTAAAGGGGTTCTCCGCCGGCGTGTAGGGCAAGGCCAGAGGAGATGTGGCGCCGGCGACTAGCGGCACGTCATGGTACCCAGTGAAGCGAGGGTTGGAGTTGATGTCGGTATAAGTGGTTTGGTTGGTCTGCGAGAGGGAGAACAGGGAAGTGGGGCTTGACTGGTAGGCGTCAATGACACCTGTGCCGAAGTGATCGTAGCTCAGCGCGAACCCGCCGCGCATAGAGGTCTTGTTGTCCCGTGTGGCATACGCGAACGCGATACGCGGAGCGAAGTTGGTCTTTTGTGCATTCCAGAAGTTGGGCTGCCCGTTCGGGGAACCCGAAGCGCGGAAGGAGACATCCGTGTCGTATGCCGAACCCTCGGCGGCCGCAGTCTCGCGGTTCAGGAGGAACGTGTTCAGCGGGATCGTGGGTGCGATCTGCTGTCCGTTCTTCTCATACGGAACGCCGAGATAGACGTAGCGCAGGCCGAAGGTAAGAGTGAGCTGCGAGGTCGCCTTCCACTGGTCCTGGACGTAGTACTCCTGCTCCACGTTCTTGAAGGTGTGGGTAGGAACGCCGCTGGCGAGCGGAATGAGCATGTTGTTCTTTACCTGGAACTCTGTGCCGGAGGTTGCTCTTTCAATGGCACCGACGTTGGAGATGATGTCGCTGTTGTAGAAGCTTTGGAACGTATCCGCTACCGGCGCGCAGTCCTTGCCGCAGGCCCCGGTGCCGGGGTCGAAGCTCCCTCCCTGGTTTGCGATCGCAGCGGTCGACAACAGGTTCGGGCTGATACTTCCGTCCTGAAGTAGAGGTTGATCGAAGTATTGTGCATTGGAGATGAGGTAGAGGTTCACACCCGCCTGGATTGTGTGTCTCCCCTTGACGTAGGTAAAGTCGTCCGCGAAGTTGTTCGTGGCTACGTTGTAAACATACGACGTCGTCGATGCGGTCAAGTTGTCGAAGTTGCCGCCGAAGTCGATGAACGGTTGGCTGCCGGTACCGCGAGACGCCGCACCTACCCGGATGAATCCGTAGCGGGCGTTATTAGTAATCCGGTCGTTGATCGACCAGATATGTCCGACGGCGACTCCCTTACTGTTGCCGTAAAGGCTGGAGGCGGCGGGAAGTCCGGGAAACTCTAGGGTCGACAATTGATTGTCGCTCTGTAGATTGCCACGAACAAACATGCTCATCTTCGGGGTGATGTTGTAGTCGAGCTTGGCAATATTCGTGATCTGGTGGATCGGCGCTGGCGAGGCAAAATTATAGTTGCCTACGTTCTGGGGATCGGAGGCACCGGGAGCATTCGAGAGCGGGAACTGGTTGAAGTAGGCAACCGCGGCCGTATTGGTTGCAGGAGCGTAGCAGCTGGCAGGGGCCGCCACACAGGATGGGTCGCTGGAGCGTCCATCCAACTGCGCGATGTCGGTGGGTGTAAGCGTCTTATAGGTGCCGTCTGTTGCCTGGTAAACCACGTTGCCGGTAATCAGGCCGCTGCCAGAGGAAGAGGACGGAACGAGTCTGCCGACGGAGACGTCGCTGGCCTGCTTGAATCCTTCATAGGCCCCGAAGAAGAAGAGCTTGTCTTTCTTGATGGGCAATCCAAGCGACGCGCCGTAGGTGTGCTGAAGCACCTTGGCTGCGGTGTTCGGCAGCCCGGAGCTGAGTTCGGCCTGCTTGATGAACCAGTTGTTGGAGGAGGTCGCCGGATCGCGGTAGTACTCGTAGGCGCTGCCGTGCCACGTATTTGTGCCGCTGCGAGTTACAAGTGAGACCTGCGCACCGGAGGAGCGGCCGGCGTCGGCGTTCGAGTTCGTGGTCGTTACGCGGAACTCCTCGACCGAATCGCGGGTGGAACGCAATGCTCCGTTGAAGGCATAGCCGAAGATCTGGTCGTTGTTGTCGACGCCGTCGAGCGTGATGTTGCTCTGGTCCTGGCGCGCCCCATTCACGATGCCGGTGCGAGTGTCCGTGTTCAAGCCGCCCGTCGCCCCGCCGCTGTCGAGCGCGAGCACGCCGGGCTGCAGCGAGAGCAGGTAAGTCACGTTATTCGCAAGATAGGGGAGGTTCTGTACCTGGGCGCTGTTGAAGCTCTTCCCGAGCGTCGCGTCGGAGGTGTTGACCTCGGCGAGATTGGTCTCCACGTTGATGACGACATCACTGGCGCCAGGGGTCAGCTTGTAGAGTACCTTCTTCGGTGTTGCGACCAGCACGTCGACTGTCTCATGGGCCTCGTTGAATCCAGGAGAGGCGACTTTGACGTCATAGGTTCCCGGCTGCAACTGCTCGAACGCGAAGTTCCCATCGTTCTTGGTCGTCGCCGTGGACGTATTGCCCGTGCCCTTGTTTGTGATCGTAATGGTGACGCCCGGAATCACTGCTCCGGTAGCATCGGTCACCGTGCCGAAGAGCGACGTGGTGTTCGTCTGCGCGAACAGAGCAACGGAAGATAGCAGGATAGCCAGCATGGCCAGAACGATGCGTTTCAAAGGAACCTCCTGAATTTGGGCGTGCGGGGTCGCTATGACTCTTGGGGTCGACTCTGCTGAGCGTCAGCCGCTGGTGCCTTGGAAGGACCGTTGGGCGCTGTCGCAGATTTTTCAGACGGAGGTTCCGCTTCAGGAAACTCTGAAGAAACGGAGGATCTCGTACGTCCAACATGAGTTGGGCCGAGATCGTCCTCGTCTGCCTCAATGCGGTCCGGATAAAGGAATCCGGCGCCATTGGCAAGGGTGCTATGTTGCTTGATTGATGAAACCGATTATGCGGTCAGTTGAAGCGGAGATCAATGCGATCTGCCATCCCGTTATCGCGGCTATAGAAGATCGTGATGACGAGCGCATTGGAGCGCCGCATCGGCTTGGCCCGCAACTCATGGCTTCCTATACGGATAGCGCATCTCGCTGCGAATAACTTACGGCGGAGTGTCTACAGGTCCTCGGCGGCAGACCGCACAGTCCCTGTGGCGAAGGTAAAGAAGGCATTGCCGGCGCGGGTCAACTCGCGGTCCTTGCGACTGATGAGGGCCAGTTCACGCGAGATCGAGACGCCATGGATCGGTACGATAGCAAGGGTGCCGGTGCGAACTTCGTCGAGCACGTTGATGCGCGGCAGGAAGCCGATCCCCATCTCCTTGAGCACAAGCCGCTTCAGCAGCTCGTTCGAGTCGAGCTCCATGGCGATGCGCGGGCATAGCTTCTCCTGCTCGAAGAGCTCGTCGATCTGCTCCCGTTTGCGACCCTGGTTGAGCAGGAGCAGGCGCTGCTGCGATACCTGGCGTAGTGTCACCGATTCCAGCTTGGCGAAGGCGTGCGCTGCGGGCACGACGAGAACGAAGTCGTCGCTGTGAATGACCTCAATATGCAGGCGCTTGTCTTTGAGCGGGAGCGATACGACCCCGAACTCCACCTCGCGGTCGAGCACAAGTTCCAGCGTGCGGCTGCGTTCCGCGCGGATGATATTGAGCGAGACGCGTGGGTACTGTTTGCCAAACTTGCTGAAGAACACCGGCAGCACGTAGAGCGCCGTCGACTCATTTGCGCTAACGGTGAGCGAGCCACGCGGCATCCGCTCGAGGTCGGCGAGCGTCAGCGACATATGGTTCAACCGCGTCAGGCAGCTTTCAGCAAAGGGCTCGAAGACGCGGCCGGCTGCGGTCAGCGTTACCTTGCCGCCGCCGCGTTCCAGCAGACGGTGCCCCAGCGATGTCTCAAGCGAGCGAATCTGGGCGGAGATCGAGGGTTGCGTGACGTGGAGCTTTTCCGCGGCTCGGGAAAAGCTCTTCTGCCGCGATACTTCAAGGAACGTCTTGAGGTGGTCAAAGTCCATCAGTGGCTAGGTTCCGTGACTGAGATAACACGCATCGCGGCGTGCAGGTGTTCGCAGTGTGCCAACGGGAATCGCTCGGGACGTTGTCTGGTTATAGCGAAAGACGATGCGAGCTATACGAATAGTCGCAACACTTTCGTTTCTCTATGGCCTGAATAGGAAAAGCATATAGCAGTTTGGCGATTTCTCCCACCGCGCTATACCCTCAGGCATACCCGTGCGATATCCCTCCGCTGCCTTTGCCCCCTTGCGCCACCGTTCGGCAGATCATGCCTTGTCTTCCGACCGCCAGCCAGCAACCTGCGTTGGCGCGTGGATGCGCGGCGTTGGTGCGGTGATGCTGGCTGGGATTCTCTGCACCTCTCCTGCATGTGCGTTCCAGGCAAAGGCGAAGCAGAAGGCGACAACCGGCGCGGACACGAAGGACGCAACGAAGAAATCCAAGCCCGAGAAGACCGCCTACGACTACGTTTTGCCCGGTGCCGATGGCAAGGATGTGCCGCTGACCAACTTCAAAGGGAAGTACATCCTGATCGTGAACCTAGCGCGTAAGTCCAGCTATAACGCGCAGCTTGCGGCTCTCGAGAAGGACTACGAGACCTACAAAGACAAGGGCTTGGTCGTGATCGGTGTGCCCTCAAACGACTTTGGCGCGGCCGAGCCTGGGAAAGATCCCGAGATTCAAAAGGCATACGCCGATGCGAAGGTGACGTTTCCCGTGATGGCCGTCTCGAAGCTCGCAGGCGACGACGTGATTCCGTTCTACCTCTACTTGACGAAGAGCAAGGACGCTCCCGCAGGTGGCCCGGTGCACTGGAACTACACCAAGTTTTTCGTGAACAAAGAAGGCAAAGTGATCGCGCGTCTGGGACAGGATGTGACGCCGGACTCGCCTGAGATGATCTCGACCATCGAGCAGATTCTTGATGGCCGTTACAAGCCGAAGAAGGGGGGCAAAGAAGGCCCG
This Granulicella aggregans DNA region includes the following protein-coding sequences:
- a CDS encoding glutathione peroxidase, whose protein sequence is MSSDRQPATCVGAWMRGVGAVMLAGILCTSPACAFQAKAKQKATTGADTKDATKKSKPEKTAYDYVLPGADGKDVPLTNFKGKYILIVNLARKSSYNAQLAALEKDYETYKDKGLVVIGVPSNDFGAAEPGKDPEIQKAYADAKVTFPVMAVSKLAGDDVIPFYLYLTKSKDAPAGGPVHWNYTKFFVNKEGKVIARLGQDVTPDSPEMISTIEQILDGRYKPKKGGKEGPPSDGGGDDDDE
- a CDS encoding TonB-dependent receptor; this translates as MKRIVLAMLAILLSSVALFAQTNTTSLFGTVTDATGAVIPGVTITITNKGTGNTSTATTKNDGNFAFEQLQPGTYDVKVASPGFNEAHETVDVLVATPKKVLYKLTPGASDVVINVETNLAEVNTSDATLGKSFNSAQVQNLPYLANNVTYLLSLQPGVLALDSGGATGGLNTDTRTGIVNGARQDQSNITLDGVDNNDQIFGYAFNGALRSTRDSVEEFRVTTTNSNADAGRSSGAQVSLVTRSGTNTWHGSAYEYYRDPATSSNNWFIKQAELSSGLPNTAAKVLQHTYGASLGLPIKKDKLFFFGAYEGFKQASDVSVGRLVPSSSSGSGLITGNVVYQATDGTYKTLTPTDIAQLDGRSSDPSCVAAPASCYAPATNTAAVAYFNQFPLSNAPGASDPQNVGNYNFASPAPIHQITNIAKLDYNITPKMSMFVRGNLQSDNQLSTLEFPGLPAASSLYGNSKGVAVGHIWSINDRITNNARYGFIRVGAASRGTGSQPFIDFGGNFDNLTASTTSYVYNVATNNFADDFTYVKGRHTIQAGVNLYLISNAQYFDQPLLQDGSISPNLLSTAAIANQGGSFDPGTGACGKDCAPVADTFQSFYNSDIISNVGAIERATSGTEFQVKNNMLIPLASGVPTHTFKNVEQEYYVQDQWKATSQLTLTFGLRYVYLGVPYEKNGQQIAPTIPLNTFLLNRETAAAEGSAYDTDVSFRASGSPNGQPNFWNAQKTNFAPRIAFAYATRDNKTSMRGGFALSYDHFGTGVIDAYQSSPTSLFSLSQTNQTTYTDINSNPRFTGYHDVPLVAGATSPLALPYTPAENPFTFDNSINDKQKTPYAETFNLTVQHEFPKSVSVTASYVGRLGRHLLQNLDVAMPTNLYDAGSGQTYFQAATQFDKMVDAGVDPSTVPDSGYFHNVFPNFQANGYTGAQAYYSVFAVNRGNETNALYQADCAPQVSCDFAGTNSGPFFRFFYPQTSSIYVQSTTGVSNYHAMQLSVRQALRYGLEYDINYTYSKSMDEGSDPERSGSGGSIILNSFSPHQWYADSDFDVRHNITANYTAPLPFGHGAPFLNHSGLLDRLIGGFQLNGVVHYSTGLPFSAVGENGWATNFQSNSNMVQIGPIPTGGHHYDAANQVMTALKGITGAQAQANLRYAYVGEAGQRNNFRSDGYLAIDDGLAKSFHTWREQQFRISVEVFNVINTNRFATPNIDGTTAAFATYENAPQASANTTTNQPGNTSLLLQPRQMQFSGKYTF
- a CDS encoding LysR family transcriptional regulator, which translates into the protein MDFDHLKTFLEVSRQKSFSRAAEKLHVTQPSISAQIRSLETSLGHRLLERGGGKVTLTAAGRVFEPFAESCLTRLNHMSLTLADLERMPRGSLTVSANESTALYVLPVFFSKFGKQYPRVSLNIIRAERSRTLELVLDREVEFGVVSLPLKDKRLHIEVIHSDDFVLVVPAAHAFAKLESVTLRQVSQQRLLLLNQGRKREQIDELFEQEKLCPRIAMELDSNELLKRLVLKEMGIGFLPRINVLDEVRTGTLAIVPIHGVSISRELALISRKDRELTRAGNAFFTFATGTVRSAAEDL